A region from the Citrobacter koseri ATCC BAA-895 genome encodes:
- a CDS encoding RecE family exodeoxyribonuclease, whose protein sequence is MSGTNPVFLVRKAKKSSGQKDAVLWCSDDLEAANATLDYLLIKSGAKLKDYFKAVATNFPVVNELPPEGELSLTFCDFYQLGSDNMTWAQIPGVTLPSSDAAAEARQHIVNGVDTETGEVLEDHTEEVVDTETGEITQHEQPSTEDNGDRPEHPQLTVVATMPFRHRVLAQHIGDGEYLYHVDEEQKKAILALEMDTDNSYVQNLLLASENVEPFKKAIEHDIHKAVNAVKNVFPADGKIPELASVIQFLKTWFDTPHIDRGLLVKEWCKGNRVSAIQRTESGANAGGGIASDRKMPQTTLGLEFEIALGLLARQYEFDIYSLPLQIELKANSIMNAVDDPEWLATRELFVSMPGGLDYSRACIVATVKTTPDELYKSPFRHREYLNKVLTETDHANPDPLVVDIACGRSSMPMPTPVRQDEPSVEEVNRQLAAARGDYVEGISDPNDPKWVHEDYNAASNEGEKTENEDVADVQVQETDGNEEQAGDALRTSESDLGNGEEADTGEQADVDHNQPEVSQNNDSASHSEPEAQQEEPMPVWPEYFEPGRYEGVPNEVYHAANGTSSTMVKDARVSLMYFEARHVSKTIQKERTKVLDMGNLVHALALQPEQLEKEFSIEPEIPEGALTTTATIRAVIDEHNASLPALLTADDIKALLEEYNATLPAPLPLGASVDEAYASYEQLPEEFQRIENGTKHTAAAMKACIKEYNATLPPQVKTSGSRDALLEQLAIINPDLVAQEAQKPQPLKVSGTKADLIQAVKSVKPETVFADELLDAWRENPGDKILVTRQQLSTAQAIQKALLNHPTAGKLLTHPNRAVEVSYFGIDEETGLEIRVRPDLEIDMGGLRIGADLKTISMWNIKQEGLRAKLHREIIERDYHLSAAMYCETAALDQFFWIFVNKDENYHWIAIVEVSEELLELGMLEYRKAMRAIANGFDTGEWPAPITEDYAEELNDFDVRRLEALRVQA, encoded by the coding sequence ATGAGTGGAACTAATCCTGTATTTTTAGTCCGCAAAGCAAAGAAATCATCAGGCCAGAAAGATGCAGTTCTCTGGTGCAGCGATGATCTTGAAGCGGCAAATGCCACACTGGATTATCTCCTGATTAAATCCGGCGCAAAGCTGAAAGATTATTTTAAAGCTGTTGCCACTAATTTCCCCGTCGTTAACGAGCTTCCGCCAGAAGGCGAACTCAGCTTAACGTTCTGCGATTTCTACCAGCTTGGAAGCGACAACATGACCTGGGCGCAGATCCCCGGTGTTACGTTGCCCTCTTCTGATGCTGCCGCCGAAGCACGTCAGCATATCGTTAACGGTGTTGATACCGAAACAGGTGAAGTGCTGGAAGATCACACAGAAGAAGTTGTTGATACCGAAACTGGCGAAATTACCCAGCACGAACAGCCGTCAACTGAAGACAATGGCGATCGACCTGAACACCCTCAGTTAACTGTTGTGGCAACGATGCCCTTCCGTCATCGCGTTCTGGCTCAACATATTGGCGATGGCGAGTATCTCTATCATGTCGATGAAGAGCAGAAAAAAGCAATTCTCGCTCTGGAAATGGACACTGATAACTCATATGTCCAGAACCTTTTACTTGCGTCTGAGAATGTTGAACCATTCAAAAAGGCCATTGAACACGATATCCATAAAGCGGTAAATGCTGTTAAGAACGTGTTTCCTGCCGATGGCAAAATCCCTGAGCTGGCAAGCGTTATCCAGTTTCTGAAAACATGGTTCGATACCCCTCATATTGATCGCGGGCTGCTCGTTAAAGAGTGGTGCAAAGGTAATCGTGTATCAGCTATTCAGCGTACTGAAAGCGGCGCGAACGCTGGCGGCGGAATTGCATCCGATCGCAAAATGCCCCAGACCACTCTCGGTCTTGAATTTGAAATAGCCTTAGGCCTGCTGGCGCGTCAGTATGAATTTGATATTTATTCTCTGCCATTGCAGATCGAACTAAAGGCTAATTCAATCATGAACGCAGTTGACGACCCTGAGTGGCTGGCAACGCGCGAACTGTTCGTGTCAATGCCTGGTGGTCTGGACTATTCCCGCGCATGCATCGTTGCAACGGTAAAAACCACACCAGATGAACTGTACAAATCCCCATTTCGCCACCGCGAGTACCTGAATAAGGTGCTGACAGAAACTGACCATGCCAATCCCGATCCGCTTGTCGTTGATATTGCCTGCGGACGTTCGTCCATGCCTATGCCAACGCCAGTAAGACAGGATGAACCATCCGTTGAAGAAGTAAACCGACAACTCGCAGCTGCGCGCGGTGATTACGTTGAAGGTATCAGTGACCCTAACGATCCGAAGTGGGTTCATGAAGACTACAACGCCGCCTCAAATGAGGGAGAAAAAACGGAAAATGAGGACGTCGCCGATGTGCAGGTTCAAGAAACTGACGGTAATGAAGAACAGGCTGGTGATGCGCTGCGTACAAGCGAAAGCGATCTGGGGAATGGTGAAGAAGCAGATACCGGCGAACAAGCCGATGTAGACCACAATCAACCGGAAGTGAGCCAGAACAACGATTCTGCAAGCCATTCTGAGCCAGAAGCGCAACAGGAAGAACCAATGCCAGTGTGGCCGGAATACTTCGAGCCGGGGCGTTATGAAGGCGTACCGAACGAGGTATATCACGCGGCGAATGGCACCAGTTCGACGATGGTAAAAGATGCCCGGGTATCGCTGATGTATTTCGAGGCGCGCCACGTATCCAAAACCATCCAGAAAGAACGCACCAAAGTCCTGGATATGGGGAATCTGGTGCACGCGCTGGCATTACAGCCTGAACAACTGGAAAAAGAGTTCAGCATCGAGCCGGAAATCCCGGAAGGTGCGCTCACGACGACAGCGACGATCCGCGCGGTTATCGACGAACACAACGCCAGCCTGCCGGCATTACTCACCGCAGACGATATCAAAGCGTTGCTGGAAGAATACAACGCCACCCTGCCCGCGCCATTACCGCTTGGGGCATCCGTTGACGAAGCGTATGCGTCATATGAGCAACTCCCGGAAGAGTTCCAGCGCATCGAAAACGGGACTAAGCATACAGCAGCGGCAATGAAGGCCTGCATCAAAGAATACAACGCCACCCTGCCGCCGCAGGTGAAAACCAGCGGAAGCCGTGACGCGCTGCTTGAGCAACTGGCGATCATCAACCCTGACCTGGTCGCACAGGAAGCACAGAAGCCACAGCCGTTGAAAGTATCCGGCACCAAAGCGGATCTGATTCAGGCAGTGAAATCCGTCAAACCTGAAACAGTGTTTGCCGACGAGCTGCTTGACGCATGGCGCGAAAACCCCGGCGATAAAATTCTGGTTACCCGCCAGCAGTTGAGCACCGCGCAGGCCATCCAGAAAGCGCTGCTGAATCACCCGACCGCCGGGAAGCTGCTGACGCATCCGAACCGCGCCGTAGAGGTGAGCTATTTCGGTATTGATGAGGAAACCGGGCTGGAAATCCGCGTGCGCCCAGACCTTGAAATCGACATGGGCGGCCTGCGCATCGGTGCGGACCTGAAAACCATCAGCATGTGGAATATCAAGCAGGAAGGCCTGCGCGCCAAACTGCACCGGGAAATCATCGAGCGCGATTATCACCTGAGCGCTGCCATGTACTGCGAAACCGCAGCGCTGGACCAGTTTTTCTGGATATTCGTCAACAAAGACGAGAACTACCACTGGATCGCCATCGTCGAGGTATCCGAAGAGTTGCTGGAACTCGGCATGCTGGAATACCGCAAAGCAATGCGCGCCATAGCGAACGGGTTCGACACTGGCGAATGGCCAGCGCCGATTACCGAAGATTACGCCGAAGAACTCAACGATTTTGATGTGCGCCGCCTTGAAGCGCTGCGCGTACAGGCATAA
- a CDS encoding replication protein — protein MSNVAYADFAARTAVRSNRMENQKTGFIPLYRSVLKQPWSEDVYLRTLWDNLLLGAASQPYTASFKGRQWPLQTGQLVTTAADLGLKLRDRKGNPTSRDAVERMLTFFVREGMISIEGERQRGRVITISNYAEYAQKMDNLPAQTSAHTSAHMPAHGEASNGAGLAVGSAHESAHTSAQTSAHHEQYILNTNVFNVRQRISKVVPDAAVQTPKGDKWGTSDDLRCAEWMLALRDITKPSLKKPNMAGWANDIRLMRQLDGRTHKEICELFRWACKDSFWYKNILSPAKLRAKWDTLTLHREDTTRKPRADVSASKSETGPHWNSAEAWEKFL, from the coding sequence ATGTCGAATGTCGCCTACGCCGATTTTGCGGCGCGTACCGCCGTCAGGAGCAACCGGATGGAAAACCAGAAGACCGGATTCATCCCGTTGTACCGGAGTGTACTCAAGCAGCCCTGGTCAGAAGATGTTTACCTGCGTACGTTGTGGGATAACCTGCTTTTGGGCGCTGCCAGCCAGCCATACACAGCGAGCTTTAAAGGTCGCCAATGGCCGCTACAAACCGGACAACTGGTGACCACGGCGGCCGATCTGGGCCTGAAACTACGTGACAGAAAAGGCAACCCAACAAGCCGTGATGCTGTTGAGAGAATGCTGACGTTTTTTGTGCGTGAAGGGATGATTTCCATTGAAGGGGAGCGGCAAAGAGGGCGTGTGATCACGATCTCAAATTATGCCGAATATGCTCAAAAAATGGACAATTTGCCCGCACAAACTTCCGCACATACCAGCGCACATATGCCCGCACATGGCGAAGCCAGTAACGGCGCGGGTTTGGCGGTAGGTAGCGCACATGAAAGCGCACATACATCCGCACAAACAAGCGCACATCATGAACAATATATATTAAATACTAACGTATTTAATGTACGTCAGAGAATTTCCAAAGTTGTTCCTGATGCAGCAGTCCAGACTCCGAAAGGTGACAAGTGGGGGACATCTGACGATCTCCGCTGCGCAGAGTGGATGCTGGCGCTGCGTGACATCACCAAACCATCCCTGAAAAAACCAAACATGGCTGGCTGGGCGAATGACATACGCCTGATGCGCCAGCTGGACGGACGCACCCACAAAGAGATTTGTGAGTTGTTCAGATGGGCCTGCAAAGACTCGTTCTGGTACAAAAATATTCTCTCCCCCGCAAAGCTCCGCGCCAAGTGGGACACGTTAACCCTTCACCGTGAAGACACTACCCGCAAGCCACGCGCAGATGTCAGCGCAAGCAAATCCGAAACCGGCCCGCACTGGAACAGTGCTGAAGCATGGGAGAAATTTTTATGA
- a CDS encoding DUF977 family protein, which translates to MARKKTDKERTLIINRIIELVKEQGRITTNDVVAMFGLHRTTAEKYLRVAVEQGGLVRHGRCGIFRDLRATIDFDLKRFSHNKAAA; encoded by the coding sequence ATGGCCAGAAAGAAAACCGACAAAGAACGCACCCTGATCATCAACCGGATTATCGAACTTGTGAAGGAGCAGGGACGCATCACCACGAATGACGTCGTTGCGATGTTCGGCCTGCACCGGACCACAGCGGAGAAATATCTCCGCGTAGCGGTAGAGCAGGGTGGCCTGGTTCGTCACGGGCGCTGCGGAATCTTCCGTGACCTGCGGGCAACTATCGACTTTGACCTGAAACGTTTTTCACACAACAAGGCGGCTGCATGA
- a CDS encoding toxin YdaT domain-containing protein: MHSISFQQNTGFPPATMINRNQPDPADKHDQIRAAVRAWSASLDNQDVVAGIIVEEWERQGGAGLDFPDDLSRKRQKLFRWLDSDTGYARENIRQLTPAILAVLPMEFRGRLIGQDCFMTRFAAMEKEISEAKQAVMLNAPKHQLVKEVREGIEHLLNMLPGDAVVQVLSGIAAIAPGVM; the protein is encoded by the coding sequence GTGCATTCAATTTCATTTCAACAAAATACCGGGTTTCCTCCGGCCACGATGATAAATCGCAATCAGCCTGATCCGGCGGATAAGCATGACCAGATTCGTGCTGCCGTTCGTGCGTGGTCGGCATCGCTGGACAACCAGGACGTAGTCGCCGGGATCATCGTTGAAGAATGGGAACGGCAGGGCGGCGCCGGGTTGGATTTTCCTGATGACTTGAGCCGTAAGCGGCAGAAGCTTTTCCGCTGGCTGGACAGTGATACCGGATATGCGCGCGAAAACATCCGCCAGCTGACTCCTGCAATCCTGGCTGTTTTGCCGATGGAATTTCGTGGGCGTCTTATCGGACAGGATTGTTTCATGACGCGTTTTGCAGCGATGGAGAAGGAAATCAGCGAGGCGAAACAGGCCGTAATGCTGAATGCGCCAAAGCATCAGCTGGTGAAAGAGGTCAGGGAAGGGATTGAGCATCTGCTGAATATGTTGCCGGGTGATGCTGTCGTTCAGGTTCTGAGTGGTATCGCGGCCATAGCGCCGGGTGTCATGTGA
- a CDS encoding phosphoadenosine phosphosulfate reductase family protein, translating to MSNAAMIIAPTDISEKIREIGLAYNRYLTEFRIPDDHKIVVNYSAGKDSTATLAVAHALFGGRVQAVMADTDNEHELTVQFAKTIHEQIGCAPVQVVKRIYTEVDFERRRGYIQKNWVKRQAIRMGAYRGVVMPSLGRSDTAFGQAWLRTAERWGIEFETALDAALSVMHPSGNSFLDCALLHGKFPMLRDRFCTDELKIQIAFDKALQPMLDDGDVVVQWSGVRADESSKRASYERFSTDKRDPDFLYNFLPIHQWTATDVFALHKYFGISPNPLYTQGASRVGCMNCVLCNKEEIAETFSRWPEHIEKHKEWELKVRLTSRWVHWMSVGEINQRWMKSFDLPLGRNVQLYGLEPEVQHIDWSGFYGPRANLNSPSVDEVVEWAKTGRGGKVYDLVKSSLNTEVCSSRYGLCE from the coding sequence ATGAGCAACGCAGCAATGATTATTGCACCGACCGACATCAGCGAAAAAATTCGCGAAATTGGATTGGCCTATAATCGCTACCTCACTGAATTCCGCATCCCTGATGATCACAAAATCGTCGTCAATTATTCAGCAGGAAAGGACAGCACGGCCACTCTGGCAGTTGCCCATGCATTGTTTGGCGGTAGAGTTCAGGCTGTTATGGCTGATACAGATAATGAACACGAGCTTACCGTACAGTTCGCAAAAACTATCCATGAACAGATTGGATGCGCGCCAGTTCAGGTTGTTAAGCGGATATATACCGAGGTTGATTTTGAACGCCGCCGAGGATACATCCAGAAGAACTGGGTTAAGCGTCAGGCCATTCGTATGGGGGCATATAGGGGTGTTGTTATGCCTTCACTCGGCCGCTCCGATACAGCGTTTGGGCAGGCCTGGCTGCGTACTGCTGAGCGTTGGGGAATTGAATTCGAAACTGCGCTGGATGCTGCTCTGTCTGTTATGCATCCAAGCGGAAATAGCTTTCTAGACTGCGCACTGTTGCATGGTAAATTTCCGATGCTTCGCGACCGATTCTGTACCGATGAGCTCAAAATTCAGATCGCCTTTGATAAAGCTCTGCAACCAATGCTGGATGATGGCGACGTGGTCGTCCAGTGGTCTGGTGTACGGGCAGATGAGTCATCAAAGAGAGCCAGCTATGAGCGCTTCTCCACTGACAAGCGTGACCCGGATTTTTTGTATAACTTCCTTCCCATTCACCAGTGGACGGCCACAGATGTATTCGCGCTCCACAAATACTTCGGGATATCGCCAAACCCGCTTTACACGCAGGGAGCCTCACGTGTCGGTTGTATGAATTGCGTGCTGTGTAACAAAGAAGAAATTGCTGAGACATTTTCGCGCTGGCCGGAGCATATTGAGAAGCACAAAGAGTGGGAGCTGAAGGTTCGTCTAACGTCTCGCTGGGTTCACTGGATGAGTGTTGGCGAGATAAACCAGCGCTGGATGAAGTCGTTTGACCTGCCCCTTGGTAGAAATGTGCAGCTCTATGGGTTAGAACCTGAGGTGCAGCATATTGATTGGTCTGGGTTCTATGGACCTCGCGCAAACCTGAACTCGCCAAGTGTTGATGAAGTTGTGGAGTGGGCCAAAACAGGTCGCGGGGGGAAAGTCTACGACTTGGTCAAATCAAGCCTGAATACCGAGGTCTGTTCATCACGTTATGGGCTTTGTGAGTAA
- a CDS encoding YebW family protein: METLFALVLTVAMTNGDFQDVILGVYDNQQECQAAAVEQKVNGECWPVEGIIRNGELPASI, encoded by the coding sequence ATGGAGACGCTATTCGCACTGGTATTAACGGTCGCAATGACCAACGGTGACTTTCAGGATGTGATTCTCGGTGTATATGACAACCAGCAGGAATGCCAGGCCGCAGCTGTCGAGCAAAAGGTTAATGGTGAGTGCTGGCCTGTTGAGGGAATTATTCGCAACGGAGAGCTGCCAGCAAGCATCTGA
- a CDS encoding DUF4060 family protein → MRLINRSKQSPLGRRACDAALAKHVELYGEFGRQKTKTTYTVAVDGVKVTVEVVNRHKSYVATAMTGMRRLRALPGQIA, encoded by the coding sequence ATGCGCCTTATCAATCGCAGTAAGCAATCTCCGTTAGGTCGTCGGGCATGCGATGCAGCACTGGCAAAGCATGTTGAGCTTTACGGGGAGTTTGGCCGACAGAAAACAAAGACCACTTATACCGTGGCGGTCGACGGCGTGAAGGTGACAGTAGAAGTTGTTAACCGACATAAGAGCTATGTCGCCACCGCAATGACAGGTATGCGCCGACTGCGCGCACTGCCAGGGCAGATTGCCTGA
- a CDS encoding RecT family recombinase: MSNLVATTENQTQKIDNVSILTNGELFNRLRTLSEVMANSGNFVPDHYRGKPDACMAVVMQAARWGMDPFAVAQKTFIVGNSGVLGYEAQLVNAVINTMAPTKDRIHFEWFGEWENIVGRFVEKTSSQNKKYIAPGWNLKDEAGVGVRAWATLKGESEPRELVLMLSQAQVRNSTLWATDPRQQLAYLAVKRWARLYCPDVILGVYTADEIDEREEKVINPSSVERVTIDEIASSARTTASAQESTKNIDQLADDLRDRIEKAMTVDQASAIRGEIETEKPILGTALYTELKNKAVRRYYLVDHRNRVEAAINALPNPGEPEAAELFAKAEGVLNAAKRHLGDELYDQFRITLDDMKPEYVG, encoded by the coding sequence ATGTCCAATTTAGTCGCCACCACTGAAAACCAAACTCAGAAAATCGACAACGTTTCTATCCTGACGAACGGGGAACTGTTCAACCGCCTGCGCACGCTTTCGGAGGTAATGGCCAACAGTGGAAACTTCGTCCCAGATCATTACCGGGGGAAACCGGACGCCTGCATGGCTGTTGTGATGCAGGCTGCGCGCTGGGGCATGGATCCTTTCGCTGTAGCGCAAAAGACTTTCATCGTCGGGAATTCCGGTGTGCTTGGTTATGAAGCGCAGCTGGTTAATGCGGTGATCAACACTATGGCCCCCACTAAGGATCGTATCCACTTTGAATGGTTCGGCGAATGGGAAAATATCGTTGGACGGTTCGTGGAGAAGACAAGCAGCCAGAATAAAAAGTACATCGCGCCGGGCTGGAATTTGAAAGACGAAGCTGGCGTGGGCGTTCGCGCCTGGGCAACGCTTAAAGGTGAATCTGAACCGCGCGAGCTGGTCCTGATGCTTTCGCAAGCACAGGTACGCAATTCAACATTGTGGGCAACCGACCCACGCCAGCAGTTAGCCTATCTCGCCGTTAAACGTTGGGCGCGTCTCTACTGCCCCGACGTGATTCTCGGGGTTTATACCGCCGATGAGATTGACGAGCGTGAGGAGAAGGTAATCAACCCCTCGTCTGTTGAAAGGGTCACCATTGATGAGATTGCCAGCAGTGCGCGCACGACAGCCAGCGCGCAGGAATCAACTAAAAACATCGATCAGTTAGCCGACGATCTGCGTGACCGCATTGAAAAAGCAATGACGGTCGACCAGGCAAGCGCTATCCGCGGTGAAATCGAGACCGAAAAACCAATACTTGGCACAGCTCTATACACGGAACTGAAAAATAAGGCCGTTCGTCGTTATTACCTGGTCGATCACCGCAACCGGGTGGAAGCGGCTATCAATGCCCTGCCTAACCCGGGCGAACCAGAAGCGGCAGAACTGTTTGCTAAAGCTGAAGGCGTTCTCAATGCCGCCAAACGTCACTTGGGCGATGAACTGTACGACCAGTTCCGCATCACCCTGGACGACATGAAACCGGAATACGTGGGCTAA
- a CDS encoding helix-turn-helix domain-containing protein — translation MRKEEPNKALIARLNEVYARGITKADMARIAGVSPQAVNSWFKKGVISKKSALAIADAVGVSIAWLLGEDVGEKDGMKPDEQRLLELYRQLPEEEQQNMLRIVSLRLKELDELYAKYMGRRIKGDAE, via the coding sequence ATGAGAAAAGAAGAACCCAACAAAGCATTGATAGCGCGACTCAATGAGGTCTATGCCAGAGGCATTACCAAAGCAGATATGGCGCGAATAGCCGGAGTCTCGCCTCAGGCGGTCAATAGCTGGTTTAAAAAAGGCGTTATTAGCAAAAAATCAGCACTGGCTATAGCCGATGCTGTTGGCGTTTCGATCGCCTGGCTACTCGGGGAAGATGTCGGCGAGAAAGATGGTATGAAGCCCGACGAGCAGCGCCTGCTGGAACTCTATCGCCAGTTGCCGGAAGAAGAGCAGCAGAACATGTTGCGGATCGTGTCTCTGCGCCTTAAGGAACTCGACGAGCTGTACGCCAAGTACATGGGACGGCGGATTAAGGGTGATGCGGAATAA
- a CDS encoding transcriptional regulator → MTALDKAIKAAGSARKLSMALGVTSMSISHWKHRDRGIVPPDYILKIHSITGVTPHELRPDLYPNPTDGLPAQEARA, encoded by the coding sequence ATGACAGCACTTGATAAAGCAATTAAGGCTGCTGGTTCAGCGAGAAAGTTAAGCATGGCACTTGGTGTAACCAGTATGTCAATTAGCCATTGGAAACATCGCGACAGAGGCATTGTGCCGCCAGATTACATATTAAAAATTCACAGCATAACCGGTGTTACCCCTCACGAATTGCGCCCTGATCTGTATCCGAACCCAACGGATGGATTACCGGCGCAGGAAGCGAGGGCGTAA
- a CDS encoding replication protein P translates to MTPDLYRAIQNRDSEMLSRMAGDSYDGRKVVNSDAEKLVDMLFENLMQVFPASTQTNLRTGDDIRVAKQQWIAAFAESGITSREQLSAGMQKARSSQSPFWPSPGQFISWCREGSGALGVSVDDIMSEYWRWRKLVFRYPTSEQYPWSQPVLYHICLELRRRGTDGQLSEKELVRVAGDLLHDWEMRVLDGKPVPPVRRALTAPDQDRGPTPAQMLMAKYKQRKDAGLI, encoded by the coding sequence ATGACCCCGGATCTTTATCGTGCAATTCAGAATCGCGACAGCGAAATGCTATCGCGCATGGCTGGAGATTCTTACGACGGCCGTAAGGTTGTTAACAGTGACGCTGAAAAGCTGGTGGATATGCTTTTTGAAAATCTCATGCAGGTATTTCCGGCATCCACTCAGACGAACCTACGTACTGGCGATGATATTCGCGTTGCAAAGCAGCAATGGATCGCCGCTTTTGCTGAGTCAGGCATCACCTCCCGTGAGCAGCTTTCAGCCGGAATGCAGAAAGCCCGATCCAGTCAGTCACCGTTCTGGCCGTCGCCGGGTCAGTTTATTTCGTGGTGCCGTGAGGGGAGTGGCGCGCTGGGGGTCAGTGTGGACGACATCATGAGCGAATACTGGCGCTGGCGAAAGCTGGTTTTTCGCTACCCGACCAGTGAGCAATACCCGTGGAGCCAGCCCGTGCTCTATCACATTTGCCTTGAACTGCGCAGACGCGGTACTGACGGCCAGCTCAGCGAGAAAGAGCTTGTTCGCGTTGCTGGCGATTTACTCCACGACTGGGAAATGCGTGTTCTCGATGGGAAACCAGTTCCACCAGTACGTCGGGCACTTACCGCACCAGATCAGGATCGAGGCCCGACTCCGGCGCAGATGCTGATGGCGAAATACAAACAGCGAAAAGACGCTGGACTGATTTGA
- a CDS encoding DUF1627 domain-containing protein, whose amino-acid sequence METVIQVLEKMGRATYREVADRLEIDPVDALTMLREQRDQGLCDFGDGGWFLGTVKGQSQQSTPNAPVHPAPRLKGEEPEPVDPDVVRQQLREQGAMTTVSLAAAVNRNARGMVSVLRALERQGVVVKNGKGKGVTWSLAVVTEPVKQEPVPEAPAAPEEAKPVEQIVSEIPSFTEGRAAVEAVPAVRDISREIRRTRNKLEQLTKLRDAVRVIGRHRNLVQQLTGRE is encoded by the coding sequence ATGGAAACCGTAATTCAGGTACTGGAAAAAATGGGGCGGGCGACATACCGCGAAGTTGCTGACCGTCTTGAAATCGACCCGGTTGATGCGCTCACCATGTTACGTGAGCAGCGTGATCAGGGGTTATGCGATTTTGGAGACGGCGGCTGGTTCCTCGGTACCGTGAAAGGTCAGTCTCAGCAGTCAACGCCTAATGCACCTGTTCATCCGGCGCCGCGCCTGAAAGGTGAGGAGCCGGAACCCGTAGATCCTGATGTCGTCCGACAGCAGCTGCGTGAGCAGGGGGCAATGACGACCGTTTCGCTGGCCGCGGCCGTCAATCGCAATGCCCGCGGAATGGTCTCTGTTCTTCGCGCGCTGGAGCGCCAGGGCGTTGTGGTGAAGAACGGGAAGGGCAAAGGCGTTACCTGGTCCCTTGCTGTTGTGACAGAACCCGTTAAGCAAGAACCGGTACCGGAGGCACCTGCCGCGCCGGAAGAAGCAAAACCGGTCGAACAGATCGTGAGTGAAATCCCCTCGTTCACTGAAGGGCGCGCCGCAGTCGAAGCGGTACCAGCGGTGCGGGACATTTCTCGCGAAATCCGCCGCACCAGAAACAAGCTGGAGCAACTGACCAAACTGCGTGACGCGGTTCGTGTTATTGGTCGCCACAGAAATCTCGTTCAGCAGCTGACAGGGAGGGAATAA
- the fumD gene encoding fumarate hydratase FumD gives MDYEELAQLRYQEMCRIVGDVVFAMVAEGHETKRVAIADVIRTEISKGLDKWDADQIQAMELAVKLLEE, from the coding sequence ATGGATTACGAGGAACTGGCGCAGTTGCGCTATCAGGAAATGTGCCGGATTGTGGGTGATGTTGTGTTTGCGATGGTGGCTGAAGGGCATGAAACCAAAAGAGTGGCTATAGCTGACGTGATACGAACGGAGATATCGAAGGGGCTGGATAAGTGGGATGCTGACCAGATTCAGGCGATGGAACTGGCGGTGAAGTTGCTGGAAGAATAG
- the xisR gene encoding excisionase family protein — translation MSQVIFNEEWVVESRLTERTGLTEGQIKNYRQKLWVEGVHFKRLTALGQTDNSKGLLWYNYPKINQLVQDA, via the coding sequence ATGTCACAGGTAATTTTTAACGAAGAGTGGGTTGTTGAGTCCAGACTTACCGAAAGAACAGGACTTACTGAAGGACAGATTAAAAATTATCGCCAGAAACTATGGGTTGAAGGTGTTCACTTCAAGCGCCTTACTGCGCTTGGACAGACTGACAACTCTAAAGGTCTGCTTTGGTACAACTACCCGAAGATTAATCAGTTAGTTCAGGATGCTTAA
- a CDS encoding YdaE family protein: protein MQKECGYCRKPVEEGKEVKSILFYRNGNRLANKEKEYCSKQCAEYDQMAHES from the coding sequence ATGCAGAAAGAATGCGGTTACTGCCGCAAACCCGTTGAAGAAGGCAAAGAAGTAAAGAGCATCCTTTTCTATCGCAATGGCAACCGGCTTGCCAACAAAGAAAAAGAATACTGCTCAAAGCAATGCGCTGAATACGATCAGATGGCGCACGAAAGTTAA